TCGATTCCGGCAACATCGCCTGCAAGCTGGTCGAACGATTGGCCGGTGCCTCGGCCATCGGACCCATCCTCCAGGGACTGGCAGCCCCGGCGAACGATCTCTCCCGAGGTTGCAGCATCGAGGATATCGTAAACGTTGCGGCCATCACGTCCCTCCAGGCGGGCGAGGCGCGATGACCGCAGCGGGATTCGAAAATCAGTTCAAGCGTCAGTCGGTCTGCTCGCGGCGGATTTTCTTGCGCTGTCGCTTCCGAGCGAGAGCCTGCTTGGCGCGTTTCTTGTCTCCAGGCTTCATGTAGAACGAGTGTTTCTTGATTTCCTTGATGATATCCTCCTGCTGCACTTTGCGCTTGAAGCGCCGCAGGGCACTCTCGATGGACTCGTTGTCCTGGATCTTGATCTCGGCCAAATCCGCTCAACCTCCCTTCGTCGCCGGGACCGCTCGTGCCCAAGGGGACACGAGCCGCCGGCACCTGGATTTCGAGTTGGATGCGAAAGCGTGGGTGCGGCCTCTCTTCGAGCTTCCGGCCCAAATACCCAGCATAAGAGACACCTTTTCCTTCTGTCAAGTGTTCCGAACGGATCGCGCGGCTCGATCACGTTAATCTATTGATAGAATGACTTTTACATCGACAAGGATTGACCGTTGAGAGTGCTCGTAATCGGAGGCGGTGGGCGCGAGCACGCGCTCGTGTGGAAGATCCGACAGAGTTCCGAAGTCAAGGAGGTCTACTGCGCGCCGGGCAATGCGGGAATTGCCTCGCTCGCCGACTGCGTGAACATCGATCCGTCCGATATCGTCGAGCTCGCGGATTTCGCCGAGAAGCTCTCGATCGAGCTCACGGTCGTGGGGCCGGAGCTGCCGCTGATTCTCGGGGCGGTCGACGAGTTCGAGCGACGCGGCCTTCCCGTCTTCGGGCCCAACCGTGCCGCAGCTGAGCTCGAGGGGAGCAAGACTT
Above is a window of Vicinamibacteria bacterium DNA encoding:
- the rpsU gene encoding 30S ribosomal protein S21, producing MAEIKIQDNESIESALRRFKRKVQQEDIIKEIKKHSFYMKPGDKKRAKQALARKRQRKKIRREQTD